In the genome of Pseudomonadota bacterium, one region contains:
- a CDS encoding branched-chain amino acid ABC transporter permease, which yields MELSLLLQGGLNGVMLGLNYALIALGLSLIFGIMGIVNFAHGEMYMLGGYVTYYLFGLFGLNYFATLIAAVIMVGFLGVLLEKIIFRPLTTRPKEALTSLIAAVGLAWVFQMLAVICFGDLDKDVPSVFKGIINMGGVVITAERLAAIIIGIGLVVVLNIFLLRTKVGKAIRAVAQDKEAAALQGVHVSRISALSFGIGCGLAAAAGALMAPIFVINPFLGGEVILKAFLVVILGGMGSIPGAMLGGLVLGFIESFGCLFFNVPTVSVLTFTLIIIILIVRPQGLLGHD from the coding sequence ATGGAACTGTCTTTACTTTTACAGGGCGGTCTTAATGGCGTAATGCTTGGATTGAACTACGCACTCATTGCCCTTGGGCTTAGCCTGATTTTTGGGATTATGGGTATCGTTAACTTTGCCCACGGTGAAATGTATATGCTTGGCGGTTATGTTACTTATTACTTATTTGGGTTATTTGGTCTTAATTATTTTGCAACATTAATCGCAGCAGTAATCATGGTGGGATTTCTCGGAGTTCTTCTTGAAAAGATTATTTTCCGGCCTTTAACTACACGCCCTAAAGAAGCGTTAACCTCTTTGATTGCAGCTGTTGGACTAGCCTGGGTTTTTCAGATGTTGGCAGTCATATGCTTCGGGGATCTGGATAAAGATGTACCTTCTGTTTTTAAAGGCATAATAAACATGGGAGGTGTTGTTATAACTGCAGAGAGACTGGCTGCAATAATTATCGGTATAGGTTTGGTCGTAGTTCTTAATATCTTTCTTCTTCGGACAAAAGTAGGCAAAGCTATACGTGCCGTTGCCCAGGATAAGGAAGCAGCCGCCTTGCAAGGGGTACACGTAAGCCGTATAAGTGCTTTATCATTTGGTATTGGTTGTGGATTAGCTGCTGCTGCAGGTGCGTTAATGGCACCTATTTTCGTTATTAACCCTTTTCTCGGGGGCGAGGTTATTTTGAAGGCTTTCCTTGTAGTGATTCTCGGGGGCATGGGGAGCATCCCTGGTGCTATGCTCGGGGGTCTTGTGCTTGGCTTTATAGAAAGTTTTGGTTGCCTGTTTTTTAACGTTCCTACAGTAAGCGTTCTTACCTTTACCCTTATCATCATAATATTAATTGTGAGACCTCAAGGACTTTTAGGTCATGATTAA
- a CDS encoding ABC transporter substrate-binding protein, giving the protein MKQKRIIILFSLLMLFVPLMIGQVNNVIAAEKILKVGTTLPLSGPAAGWGLGLSRMNDFFAEDINKAGGLKIGKDVYTIKTISYDHKGSPSEAAANATRLVSRDKIQYLIGGVIAATGMAELPITQPAKVITTSLWWGKEILGPDKPYSFRQTISQNEIAPAMYTWIARNNPKIKKVAQINPNDTSGWDTAAAVRETAKANGMEIVAEEFFERGTKDMYPFLTRILAKKPDLIDVAVTAPGDGAMIVKQLYELGYKGAKAWTCGTNPIQIIQLCGTEAAEGLWFAYGQDLEGPKSSPETRALAKRYMAKFNEPLAPHHVTSYAMLEIFTQAMVKAGTTDTDAVSKVVEKTHKFNTSFGPFVLVGKQKYGIDRQFVHRMMLAQARGGKVVEIEWLPLPGLGLPEY; this is encoded by the coding sequence ATGAAACAGAAAAGGATAATAATTTTATTTTCGTTATTAATGCTGTTTGTCCCGTTAATGATTGGACAGGTCAATAATGTAATAGCGGCAGAAAAAATCCTGAAAGTCGGAACAACTCTGCCTCTCTCTGGGCCAGCAGCAGGATGGGGTCTGGGGCTTTCAAGAATGAATGACTTTTTTGCTGAAGACATCAATAAAGCAGGTGGGCTTAAAATAGGAAAAGATGTATACACAATCAAAACCATATCCTATGACCATAAAGGTTCACCCTCTGAGGCAGCAGCCAATGCAACTAGGCTGGTATCACGGGACAAGATACAGTATTTAATTGGTGGTGTAATTGCAGCAACCGGAATGGCTGAATTACCGATTACCCAGCCTGCAAAGGTCATCACTACAAGCTTATGGTGGGGTAAAGAGATCTTGGGTCCTGACAAACCTTACTCATTCAGGCAAACGATTTCTCAGAACGAGATCGCTCCAGCAATGTATACATGGATAGCAAGGAACAATCCTAAAATAAAGAAAGTAGCCCAGATTAATCCGAATGATACAAGTGGATGGGATACAGCCGCTGCAGTGAGAGAAACAGCAAAGGCTAATGGTATGGAGATAGTTGCTGAAGAGTTTTTCGAACGGGGTACGAAGGACATGTACCCATTTCTTACAAGGATTCTGGCGAAAAAACCTGACCTTATAGATGTGGCTGTTACCGCTCCTGGTGATGGAGCTATGATAGTGAAACAGCTTTACGAGCTTGGTTACAAAGGAGCAAAGGCATGGACGTGTGGTACAAACCCTATTCAAATTATCCAGCTATGCGGTACAGAAGCTGCTGAAGGTTTGTGGTTTGCCTATGGTCAGGACTTGGAAGGTCCTAAGAGTAGTCCTGAAACCAGGGCCTTGGCTAAAAGATACATGGCAAAATTTAATGAGCCTCTGGCTCCTCATCACGTAACCTCATACGCCATGCTTGAAATCTTTACACAGGCCATGGTAAAAGCAGGTACTACCGATACAGATGCAGTATCAAAGGTTGTAGAGAAAACACACAAGTTTAATACCTCATTTGGGCCTTTCGTTCTTGTTGGAAAGCAAAAATACGGCATCGATCGTCAATTTGTGCACCGCATGATGCTCGCCCAAGCAAGAGGGGGTAAGGTTGTTGAGATAGAATGGTTGCCGTTGCCAGGATTAGGGTTACCAGAATATTAA